AGCACGCATCCGTTGCCCAAGAGACAAGGTACGAACAGGGTCTTTGATAAAATCTTGCAGCTCCAAGACTTCGTTGAGAAAATCCATTCGCTTTTGAAATTGTTTTTCTGGGACATCATAGATTTCTTTGAGCACACTGTAAGTTTCTTGAAGGGCTAAATCCCACCAGAGTTGAGTGCGCTGACCAAAAACAACACCAATTTCTTTAACGTATTCGGTGCGATTTTCTTGAGGAATTTTGCCATTAATGCGGCAAGTCCCCGAAGTTGGTGTAAGGATTCCTGTTAACATCTTAATTGTGGTGGATTTTCCTGCACCATTTGCTCCTATAAAGCCCATAATTTCACCTTTTGGAACTTCAAAACTCAAATCTTTCACCGCTTCAAAAACTTCATATTCGGGCTTGAAAAGGGATTTGACAGAACCGACTAATCCCGCTTGTTTAATTGTTTTTTTAAAATTTTTTTGGAGGTGTTCAACACTTATCATTTCCATCATTTGCTCCTTAAGATCGGTTTTGACAATTATGTCAAAACCTGACATACGTAGTATATCAGGTTTTGTAACCGCAATCAAATTATTTTAAGATCAATTAAAGTTATTTAGATTTACGTCAGCATTTTCTCTAATTAACTTGATTCGCACGTGATTTCGTCAGTATTTTCTCTAACAAATAAAAAAACAGCCTCTTAATGACTGCTTCTTTCACACTGATTTTCTTGCATTTTCAAGCAATATTGCCAATCGAGCACCCGTAAATCATTAAATCGTGCTTGCCATTTGGCAACCTTAGCCTCATAAAGTGCTTGATGATTGTCCATCTGAAGAATTGGGCGGATGGTTTTAGTAAAAATATCTTTCAGTCCATAAGGGGCAAAAAGTTTGATTTCCTTAGAATTTCCGGTAATTCCAACCGCATGAACTGTTGCTATCCAACGTTCTATTGCATTTTCGCTATCTTGGTAAGGGACTTTTGAGCCGCCATGCCAAAGGTGCATGAAAGCTTCGTTGTGGACATCAAAAAGATAAGGAAATTTTTCTGACAAATTTTTTTCCAGTAATTTATCCTTGTTTTTGGCCGCTTCCAAACTCATTTCGGCATCAAAATAAATCAAATCAATATCGTGAACTCCCGTCATCGCTGGTTTTTCATCCATGATATTCCAAACCGTCTGAAAAATACAACCCGCCGCAAGATACCAATTTTTGAGTTGAAGTTGAGCAACGCTGTCTAAAATTTGCATCAATTCTTGATTTTCTTTGAGCAAAGCAATGAATTTCTCCTCATTTTTCATCTTTTTGCCCTTTATTTGAAAATCAAATGGAAAATTTTAGGAAGAAAAATGAATAATCCAGTAATGACAGCAAAAGCAGAAATCATCAGAACCGCACCTGCTGCCATATCCTTAGCGCGTTTTGCGCGCATATGAAACTGATAATCCGCAGCCAAGTCAACCACATTTTCAATAGCCGAATTGAATAATTCGCCCATAAAAACAAGAAAAATAGACAGCAACAAAAAGAGCCACTCAAATTCCGAAATTTGAAAAACTAACCCAGCAATAACGGCCAGCAAAGCGGACAAGGCGTGTTTGCGCATATTTCGCTCTTGCTGAAAAGCTGTGACAATTCCCGAAAGCGCAAACTCAAAACTCGAAATAAAATTCGCATTTTTCCAACGATCCCGCTCGTTTTTAATCGGCGTTTTTCCCTTGCCAAAGTCTTTCTTTTTAAAAACTTTAAAATCTTTATCGTGTGAGTCCATAGGCGGTCAAAATCTCCTCTTGCAAGCCAAACATCTCCGCTTCTTCTTCTGGCGTATAGTGGTCATAACCATTGATATGCAAGAAGCCATGCACTGCAAGCCAGCCATACTCCCGCTCAATAGAGTGGCCATAGTCAGCGGCCTGTTCAGCAGCTTTGTCAATCGAAATAAACAATTCACCAATAAATGGATCCATTTCTGCCAACAATTCTTCAGGAACTTCCATCTCTTCGTCAAAGAAAAATTCTGAATCATCGGGTTTGTATTCTAATGAAATCACATCCGTTGGTCGATCCGTTTGGCGATATTCCAAATTTAACTCGTGTGAGCGCGCATTATCTACAAAAGTCACTGCCATTTCCGTGGCTTCTTTGAGTTGCAATTTTTGAGCCGCAAAAGCCAAAAGCTCTTCCGTTTGCTTCATGATTTCTGCGGGCAACTTTCCTGTTTCATCAACTAATTCTACGTACATTTGTTTTCCTTTATTTTCTGACTGACTGTTTTCGTCAGCATTTTCTCTGCTTGTTTTTACACAAAAATAATTACGTCAGCATTTTCTCTGTCTATTTTCACACAAAAATAGTTGCGTCAGCATTTTTTCGCCAACATTTCCTGAGCAAAATGCAAAATTGGCCCCCGTGTAGCTTGCGAAATTTCATCAGGTAATTCATCAAAGGCAAACCAGCGACAATCCACAACTTCAGCTTGCTCTAGTACCATCTCTCCTGAAAAATCTTTGCAAATAAAGACGGTGTCAACAATATGCACCTCGTCACCATTCGGATAAAAGAAATGCTGATCAGGCCCTGAGGCAACAGTGTAAAGCGTCATTTTATCCGCTGTCAAACCGACCTCTTCAAACAATTCCCGTTTTGCCGCCTCTTCCACACGTTCATTCGGCTCAACAGAACCCCCATGATAGCACCAAGTCCCATTGTCTGCCCGCTTTTGCAACAAAATTCCACGCTGTTCATCGTAAATAATCACACTGGCGCAAGCAATTACCATTGGCACATGACCAATTTTTTCCCGCAAACCCATGACATAACCCTCAGCCATTTTCATCTCCTTTTTCATGACAAACCGCTTCAATCAAATGCCCATCTGGGTCAAACAAGTAGCACGCATAATAATTTGCCTCCTGTTGCGCTGGCGCAGAATGTAATCTAGCACCCAACTCAACTCCAACTTGCCAAAATTCCTCGACTTGTGCGCGCGAATTTGCCATGAATGCAAAGTGAATCCGTTTCACCTTGCCTTCTCCCAACCAAATATAATTTTTTTCATCGCCAAAAATAGCCCCGAACGCATCTTGCGAGCGCAAAGCAATCTCAAGCGGTGCCAAAATTTCCTTGTAAAACTCAATCGAACGCGATAAATCCCTGACCCTGACATCTAAATGATCAAGCATTTTCCGCTTTAGCCTCATAAGCTTTAATAATCTCAGCCACCACAGGATGGCGTACCACATCTTTCGCCGTGAAATAAACAAAGTCAATTGATTTGAGTGGACTCAGCTTTTCTCGTGCGTCAACCAGACCAGATTTTACTTTGTTTGGCAAATCGATTTGCGAAATATCACCATTGACAATCATTTTCGAATTAAAACCTAAGCGCGTCAAAAACATTTTCATCTGCATCGTTGTCGTATTCTGCGCCTCGTCCAGGATGACAAAAGCATCGTCAAGCGTTCGACCACGCATATAAGCCAGCGGCGCAATTTCAATAATCCCCCGCTCCATCATTCGCTCAGTCGCCGTCTTGCCCAAAATTTGAAACAAGGCATCATAAACCGGACGCAAATAAGGATCAACCTTTTCTTGCAAATCCCCTGGCAAGAATCCCAAACTTTCACCCGCTTCAACCGCAGGTCGCGTCAAAATAATTCGCTTAACCACACCATTTCGCAAAGCCTGTACCGCCATCACCACCGCAAGGAACGTTTTACCCGTCCCTGCCGGCCCAATACCAAAGACGATATCATGATGCTTGACCGAGTCTACATAAGTTTTTTGCACAAGATTTTTCAGCCGGATTGGCTTACCCAGTGCATCTTTGGTTAATTCAATCTCATAAAGTGCCGTAAAATTCTCAATATCATCATTTAACACCATTTTTATAGCAATAATAACATCAGAAGTATGAACAGGGACTCCTCGCCCCACCAAAACTTGTAAAGCCTGCAAGGCCTTACGCGCCTTTTGTGCTGTTGCTTCATCTTCCGCAAAAATCTGTACCATTTCGCCTCGGTAATTTACCTCAACACCAAGTTGCGTCTCAATTAATTTCAAGTACTTATCTTGAACACCAAAAATAAGACTGGCATCTTCAGGATTTTCTAATTTAAACTCAAGTGAACTTTTATTCAAATAAATGATCTCCATCTAACTTGTTTTTCTACATTATATCACATTTCAAATTTTAAGATAAATCTCATCTCCCTCTGAGCTCATTTTTATAAATAATCTCCTATATGTTAAAGAAAAAACAAAAAAGCCTGTCAAAGACAGACTTCAAAATTCTTATTTAGCCACTACTGGATAAACAGATACGTGTTTTTTACCACGTTTCATTTCGAATTTAACAGTTCCTTCGATTTTAGCGAAGAGAGTATCGTCGCCACCACGGCCAACGTTAGTACCTGGATGGATATGTGTACCACGTTGACGGAAAAGGATTGAACCGCCGCTTACAAGTTCACCGTCAGATGCTTTAGCACCGAGACGTTTAGCTTGTGAGTCACGTCCATTGGAAGTAGAACCCCCACCTTTTTTGTGGGCGAAGAGTTGCAGATTAAGTTCAAGCATGTTATTGCCCTCCATTTTCAAATTTAAGTGTAATGTACTGACCATAATTTTTCTCAACAGCTTTCATCGCATTTGCGAAAGCTTCGAGTAAAACTTGAGCCAATACGCCTTGTTTTTCAGGTGTGCTCAAAGGGATTTCAACATATAAATAGCCATCTTCCATCTGGGTTACAGGTTTAATGCTTGCCATATCGTAGATGTTATTTGCCGTTGTAATCGATAGAACGCTGACTGCCGCACAGACCACATCGTGTCCATACTCACCAGATTCAGCATGTCCTGAGATTTCATAAGAAACAATTTTGTCTCTTTTTGTCCTGATACAAGCTTCAATCATAATTAAGCGTTAACTGATTTGATAACAACTTTAGTGTAAGGTTGACGGTGACCTTGTTTACGGTGTGAATGTTTTTTAGGTTTGTATTGGAAAGTAACAACTTTCTTTTGCTTACCATGTTTTTCAACTTCACCAACAACAGTTGCGCCTTCAACGAGCGGTGCACCAACTTTAGTTGTTTCACCTCCGACGAAAATAACTTCATCGAAAGTAACGGTTTGACCAGCTTCAACATTGAGTTTTTCAACGTAGATTACTGAACCTTCTTCAACTTTAACTTGTTTACCACCAGTTTTGATGATTGCATAGTTTGACATTGTGATTCCTCCTTGTTAGATTTCATCGCTTTAAAGTCAAGCGATTGTTAGACTCGCCTCAGTTCGTGGGCTTGCGCCACTTTTACGAAAATTCGTGCGGTTGCACTTTATGAGATTTCACAAAGACAACTCCATAATTATATCACTCCTTCAGCATTATTTCAAGTCTTACCTTCCAAAAGTGTCACTTTTTTTCAAGATTTTCTTCATTGATCTCTTTTCCGACTTGATAAATCTTACGATTATTCCACAAAAGATTGATTAACGTATTAACTAAAAGCAATAACCATGCAAAACACAGACTAAAAGAAAGAATTTCAAAGGCTGTTAAAGTCAGGTAATGAATTGGATGCCACAAGATATAAGAAATCAAGATGAGTGCGACAATCAGATAGGACATTCGATAAAGATTACGGCCAGCTCTTGGCAAAAACCAGCGGATACCCAAGATTGAGATTGCCATAAAGAGGACAATTAATTGTGCAACCACATCATGGGCAATATGCATCCAACCACTATTGTTAGGAATTAAGCCCACCAAACCAATAGAAACTGCGCACAAGGTTAATAAGACTTGAAGGATGTTTTGACGCAAATGACTACCAATTTTTTGCCTCAATGAGACAAAAATATAATCAACCAAAGCTGCAAATAAAGCTGCCGAAACAATTAAAGTCAAGTTAAATTGCCAACTGGAATCAGAAGCTTGCGTACCTAACAAGCTAAAATTACGCTGCCACCAGTACTGGTTCCCATTCGTCGCCATACTTGACACAAATCCACCAATTGAGACGACTAAGAGCATATTAACCATAACATTTATCGAGAAGGTATCAACGACAAAAATCATGACATAGTTGATAATTCCTGAAAAAATCGCAAAAAGAAAAGTTGAAGTGAATAATCCGAAGCTTACTCCATAAAAAATTTGTCCCAAAAACCAAAAAAGTCCCATTGTTGCAAGGATGACAATCAATAAAACCGACACCGTCACTGTTGCAAAAGTTCTCCAGTAAATCCGTTGAGTCATTTGCCGATAAAAGGTTTTTCTCCGAGCAAAGTAAGCACTAATAAAAGTCAGCATCCCTAGAGCATTCGCAATAGTAATCACCGCTGTTGCCAAGGACTGATTACCCGATAAGGGAATCGCGTCTGGATGAGCAAAAAAGAAGGCAAACCCAAAGAAAATCAAAACCGAAATCAAAGTAGGAATGATAAACCAAGTTGCTGCTGTATCCGATTTTTCTGTATTGATTTTTCGCAAGGTAAAACTATCCTCAGCCAAATCAATCACTTCTATTTCTTCATTTTCTTTGAGTTGAAGCCTATCGTACAATTCTTTAGGTAAATAAATTTTACTCATTTGTCTCCTTCTTCATCTGTCCAGTCAATACGTAGGTGGTAGTCACCAATTTTCAAACCTTGTTGAGCAAGCTGGTAACTAATCTTGATTTTTTGTTGTTCAGGATCAATGCTTAGTGTCTGAGTTGAAAGAGAAAGTTCTCCTAAACCTTCGTAGTTGGTTACACTTGGATTTTCAGGGTGAAAATGCATTTTTACTGGCGGTGTGGAAAAACGGGTCATGGTGAGTGCCTGCTCATCGAATTTCAAAAGAATTTTTTCTCCAGTGGCATTTTGATACCTGAGCATAGTCGCTGAATTTCCTTTTTTTAATTCAACAGGATAACTTTCTTTGATCAATTCTTCTTGATGATCAATTTTTATTCGGTTTCTAATCGTTATTTTCATAAGCATATTTTACTACATTTTAAGAAATAATAAAAATATCGTACCAAGCTCTCTAGCTTAAGTAATAATAAGCCTCTGCATTTTAGCGTAAAATAAGGTATAATATAAAGAAATAAGGCTGAATTTGTTTGCTTGATTACTCCGTGTTTTTAAGTCCTTTTTAGCTAAAAAGGAGGTTTGCTTTGGAAAAAGTCTTTCGTGACCCGGTACACGACTATATTACCGTAACAGATTCTGTAATTTCAGAATTGATTGATACGGCTGAGTTTCAGAGGTTGAGAAGAATTAAGCAACTTGGAACTTCTAGCTTTACTTTTCATGGGGCTGAGCATACCCGCTTTTCACATTGTCTGGGCGTCTACCATATCGCAAGACGGATTACTGATTATTTTAGTCTGACTTTTCCTTTGGAATGGAATCCTGACGAAAATTTATTGACTCAATGTGCTGCTCTCTTGCATGATGTCGGTCACGGAGCCTACTCGCATACTTTTGAGGGCTTATTTGATACCGATCATGAGGCGATGACAAGAGAAATTATCACTTCTTCCTATACGGAAATCAATGCCGTTTTACGTAAAGTAGCTCCTGATTTTCCTGAAAAAGTAGCCTCTGTCATCTCGCACAAATATCCTAATCCGCAGGTTGTACAGTTGATTTCCAGTCAAATTGATGCTGACCGTATGGATTATTTATTGAGGGATGCTTATTTTACAGGAGCTGTGTATGGGCAATTTGATTTGACTTGGATTTTACGCGTTATTGTCCCTACGGAAAACGGAATTGCTTTTAAATATTCAGGGATGCACGCTGTTGAAGATTATATCGTAAGCCGTTATCAGATGTATATGCAAGTTTATTTTCATGCTGCTTCACGTTCTATGGAAGTCCTTCTCCAAAAGCTTTTGGCTCGTGCAAAAGTGCTCTATATTCAAAATCCTGATTATTTTGTTTTAAATAGTCCCTGTCTCGTTCCTTTTTTTGAACAAAAAGCTAATTTGCAGAATTATTTGCGACTGGACGATGGGGTAATGAACACTTATTTTCAAGCGTGGATGAATCATCCTGATTCGATTTTATCTGATTTGGCGACGGCTTACATCAATCGTCATTTGTTAAAGTCGATTAAGTTTGATCGAGACAAGGTGGGTGCTGAACAGTTGACCGTTTTGGCAGATTTGGTGGAAGCTGCTGGTTTTGATCCAGAGTATTATACGGGGATTCACAGCAACTATGATTTACCTTATGATTTTTATCGCCCAAGCTCGGAACGCCCTCGAACTGAAATCAAAATTTTACAAAACAATGGTTCATTGACCGAATTGTCCGCAATCTCGCCGTTGATTAAAAGTTTGACGGGTACGATTCATGGAAATAGTCGCTTTTATTTTCCAAAAATAATGTTGGAAAATCCTGATTTTAGTAAGCATATTGTGAATGATAGCTTTGTTGCTGAGGTGACAACGACGACTAAGAAGACTTCTGAGCAAGACAGCCAGCAACTTTTGCTTGATGAAACCATCAATAATGAACCTCTGGTCTGAGCTATCATTTGAAAAATAAAAAAGAACATTATTAGAAAGAGAAAACTATGATTAAACTTGTTGCTATTGACCTTGACGGAACTTTACTTGACCCTAATCGTCAGATTACACAGGAGGTCAAAACAGCGGTGGCTAAGGCTAAAGCTGTCGGTGTGAAGATCGTAATTACTACTGGGCGCCCTCTACCTGGCGTGATTGATATCCTTAAAGCACTTGATTTAACTGATCAAAGCGATTATGTAATTACTTATAATGGCGCGTTGGTTCAAAGAGCAACGGGCGAAGAATTTATCAAGGAAACCTTGAGTGCAGAGGATTGGCTTGATTTAGACGCCGCAGCCCGTAAAATTGGTTTGCCAATTCACGCTATTACTCGCGAAGGAATTTATACGTCTAATCGTGATTTGGGTAAATATACGGTTCAAGAAGCTCAAATGGTTAAAATGCCACTTTATTTCCGCCAACCTGAAGAAATTGCAGCGTTAGAAATTGCCAAAGTAATGATGGTTGATGAACAAGAGGCGCTTGACGATGGGATTGCTTACTTACCTTTTGAGTTTTTTGAGCGTTATAACATGGTCAAATCAACGCCTTACTATCTTGAATTTATGAATAAAAAAGCCAGCAAGGGCTCTGCTGTTAAACATTTGGCTGAAAAACTTTACCTAGATATGGATGAGGTCATGGCAATCGGTGATGAGGAAAATGACCGTGCAATGCTTGAGGTCGTTGGAAATCCTGTTGTGATGGAAAATGGTAAGGCTGAATTGAAAAAAATCGCCAAATATATCACAAAATCTAATGCTGAATCTGGTGTTGCCCACGCTATCAATGAATGGGTTCTTAAAGATTACGAACTTTAAGAAAACAATTGTAAACATAACAGATGACCCTTTGCTTTGAAAATGTTATAATCAGGTTATAGATAAGATTGACATTTTCTTACATAAGCGGAGGTATAAAATGAAAATTACATTTGATGAAAAAACAGCTGAAAAAATCAAAGCTTTCGGCGATGTAGATTTGGTCTTTGATTTTGATCACAGTTTGAGCGAAAAGCTTGAGGCAGTGGATGCTTGCGCAGGCGGAATTTCACGTTATCGGATTGTTGCCGTGGACAAGGGGACTGTTCCTGATGTTTTTGACGCTACGATTGATTCAGAATTTGGACCGATTTACTATAAAGCTTATGGGACTTACTTCTTCCAAGATGAAATGTCCACAGTGATTAACCCTTCTTACAACTTGATTGAGTTGCGAAGCACGGCTGAATTGCTCAGTTCAAATCTCTTGATTGTTGATTTTCGAGATAAAAAAACAGTTGTCGCTTAGGCAACATTTTCTAAATGAAAAAGACCTGATGGTCTTTTTTTAAATATCATAAAAGGGGTTGGTTGCTGCTTGGCTCTCAAAAATGGTCAAACTTGGCGCAAAGTCGCGAAGTTTATTGGCCACAAGCGGAATAAATGCTTGTTCAATATAGTGGCCTGGGTCAATCCCTACAAGCCCTGCCGAGAGCATATCATGACCAACGTGGTAATAAATATCTCCAGTAAGATAGGCGTCGGCGCCTTTTTCTACGGCCTTTTCCCAAAATTTGCCGCCCGATCCTCCACAAAGAGCTAGACGAGAAATTTTTTGATTCAAATCGTGTTCATAGGTCACCAAACGCAGGTGTTTTAAACCAAAGACCTGTTTGACTTGCTCACTCAACGCTAGAAGGCTGGTTGGCGCAAGATTTCCAATCCGCCCCACTCCTTCATCGTCATCTAAAATTTCAACATCACTTAGATTGAAAAGTTGACAAAAATAATCATTTAACCCACCGTTTACTACATCAATATTGGTATGACTGGTATAGACAGCAATCCCTGCGGCAGCTAAATCAAGAACTAATTTTTGTTGCTTATCTAAGCTTGTCAACGCGCTCAATGGACGAAAAATCAGGGGATGTTTCGCGATAATTAACTCAACACCCAATGCTTTCGCTTCTTGGACGGTCTGCTCTCGAATATCCAAAGTGACCAAAACTTTGGATAAGTTTTGGTGAGGATTGCCGACTTGCAAACCGACAGGATCTCCAGCTACGGCCAATTCTTTAGGACAAAATGTTTCATATTTTGCTAACAGTTCACTAATTTTCACTGGATAGCCTCCGTAATTTCGCTGATTTGCTGGAGAATTTGCTGACGCTTTTCTTTTTGCTCTTCTGGCAAACGTTCTAAAATTTTATGTAAGGTCGTTAGTTCTTTTTGCCATTTTTGCTGGAAAACTTCTGATTTTTCTTCTGACAAGATGGGGCCAAACATGAGAGATTTTGCTGACGGAACAGAGATTTTGCTGACGGAAATTTCTGAGGGCTCTGCAACGATAATTTCGTAAAATTTTCCAGCTTCTAGCAAGATTGCTTCATTTTTAATCATAAAGTGATGATCAAAAAGCCACTGACGTAAGCTATCCTCGTGATTATTTGGTTGCAAAATCAGCCGTTTTACTGGCGCTAATTTTTCCTGACCAGCATCAAGGATTTCCGAAATCAAAATTCCACCCATGCCAGCAATCACGATGGTATCAATCTGATCCGTCAGCTCAATTGCTGCTAGACCGCTGGCTAGTCTGACTTCAATCTGCTGCTGTAAATTCATTTCATTGACCTGATTTTGAGCAATTTCAAAGGGGCCTTTGACCACTTCGCCAGCAAGAGCAAAATTAATCTGCCCGCTCTGCACCAAATAAGTCGGTAAATAAGCATGGTCAGAGCCAATATCTGCAACTCTTGCCTGAGGAGCCACAAAACCTGCGACCATTTTCAAACGTTTCGAAAGTTTAATTTCATTCATTTTTTAAGTAGTTCTTTCCAAATTTACAATAATCAAGCACAGGACAGGCTGCACATTTCGGCTTTTTTGCGGTACAGTGGTAGCGGCCAAAGAAAATCAAATGATGGTGAGCTTGGATCCATTTTTCCTCGGGAATCATTTTCATCAATTTTTCTTCCACTTCTAAAACCGTGGCTTTTTGAGCAACAATATCCAAGCGCTTGGACACTCGCTCAACGTGGGTGTCTACAGCAATCCCTGGAATTCCGTAAGCTTCTGCCAATACAACATTGGCTGTCTTGCGCCCCACTCCGGGCAAGGTTTGTAATAATTTTTTATCTCTTGGTAAGTCAGGTAAGTCATCTTTAAACTCAGTGGTCAAAAGTTGTGCCGTCCGCAAGATGTTTTTGGCCTTCGTTTTGTAGAGTCCAATTGTCCTAATCAAGTTTTCGATGGCCACAAGGTCAGCTTGAGCCATTGCTTGTGCATCTGGAAATTCAGCGAACAAGGCAGGTGTCGCTTTGTTGACCCCTTTATCTGTGGCTTGCGCGGATAAAATCGTGGCCACGAGCAGCTGAAAAGGCGTTTCCCAATTGAGTTCGCCATGGGCTTGGGGAAACATTTCTTCAATAATTGTTAAAACTTCAAGATATTTTTTCTTACTTAACATAATTTTTATTCTGTTATCTAGCTATTCCAAGGGCCGTCTAAAGGGATATAGAAATCTTGTTGAGGCTGATTTTTCTTAGCTTCTTGTCGTTCTGATTGCCGTTCTTCAACAGCTTGGAGCGATTGAATCCCTTCATTTTTCCAATTGCGTAAGATGGCTTTGATATAATTAAGTGAAACCTTTCGATTGAGCACAGCTTCCCGGAGAGCCTGTTTGATAAGATTCATTTCATAATGATCTTCAAAAAGCCACGCACGTAGCTCTTCAAGTTGCACAGGTGAAATCATCCCCATTTCCGCTTCAAAAATGCTGACAAGCTCTTTGAGTTGCCCTTCACCTTCTTGATTTTTTTCTTCTGAAAGTGGCTGACTTTGCTGAGTTGAATGTGTCAATTCATCTAAGCGTTTGAACACAGGGCTGATGTCAAAAAAGGTTTCTGTTTCTCCGTCAATCTCAATCAACGTTACCTTCATTGCCCCAAATTTTGCCAAATGATCAATTGCTTGGTTGACTTCAGTTAGATTTTTTCCTGTCCGTGTCGCAATTTCACTTGGTGCAATTTCTCGATTTTCAAAAAAATAAAGCCACACTAAAAAATCAAAAGCCGAGGGAAAAAGTTGGCTAAAATGCGCCAAAATTAAACTGGGCAAAACCAAATGTCCTTTGCTATATTCATCGTAATAATCCATAAACCCATTATAACAAATCCACCGCAATTTTGCTGTGGAAAATTGTCTAAACTTGCTCCTCAAGACAACAAAAAAGCGCCGTAGCGCCTTTTATTTTTGTGTGTAGACAATTTTTCCATTGCAAATCGTGTATTTGACTTGACCGCGTACTTTTTGATTGATAAAAGGCGAATTTGTCGCTTTAGAATCAAATGTCTCTGCCACTTGATAATCATTTTCGCTATCAAATAAAACAATGTCCGCAGGACCATTTTCAGCCAAATAACCCGCATCAAACTGATAAAGATCCGCTGGATTAGTCGTCATTTTTTGCAATAACTCCATCAAAGTCAGATGTTTGGGTGCGACCAGATGCGTCAAACCAAGTTGTAATGAGGTTTCCAAACCAATCATTCCAGAAGGAGCTTGTTGGAGAGCGACAGCCTTTTCTTCATGAGTATGTGGGGCATGATCGGTTGCGATGATATCAATCGTTCCGTCTTGAAGTCCCAAAATGATTTTCTCAATATCTGTTTGCCGGCGTAAAGGCGGATTGAGTTTGGCGTTTGTCCCTTGCTCTAATACGGCTTGTTCAGTGATTGAAAAATGCTGAGGAGTTACTTCTCCAGTAATTTTCGCTCCCAATTTTTTAGCAAAGCGGACAAGTTCGACTGATTCGCCCGCTGACAAATGTTGCAAATGCAAACGCGCGCCTGTTTCATAAGCAATCATAGCATCTCGCGCAAGCATACTGTACTCTGATACAGTTGGCGCGCCTGTAAAGCCACATTGATGCGCCACTTCACCATCATTAACACCCAAAGTGCCGATAAGATTAGGATCCTCTTCATGAATCGATAAGAGACTATTGGTTTTTAGAGCTTTTTGCAGCGCTTGCCGCAAAACTCCAGCATTTGTCAAGGGAATCCCATCATCAGAAAATCCTACCGCCCCTGCTTCCAAAAGGGCTTCAAAGTCAGTCAAATTGCTCCCGTCAAACGCCTGAGTAATTGAACCCACCGCCTTGATGTGAATCGCCTCTTTTTGAGCTAACGCCAACGTTTCTTTAAGCACACCAGCTTCTGACAGGATTGGTTGAGTGTTGGCCATCATCACCACCGTAGTAAAACCGCCTGCTGCTGCTGCTTTGGCCCCTGTATGAATCGTTTCTTTGTGTGTCTGCCCAGGTTCACGGAAATGGACGTGGACATCAA
The DNA window shown above is from Lactococcus sp. S-13 and carries:
- the rplU gene encoding 50S ribosomal protein L21, whose protein sequence is MSNYAIIKTGGKQVKVEEGSVIYVEKLNVEAGQTVTFDEVIFVGGETTKVGAPLVEGATVVGEVEKHGKQKKVVTFQYKPKKHSHRKQGHRQPYTKVVIKSVNA
- a CDS encoding AbrB/MazE/SpoVT family DNA-binding domain-containing protein — its product is MSKIYLPKELYDRLQLKENEEIEVIDLAEDSFTLRKINTEKSDTAATWFIIPTLISVLIFFGFAFFFAHPDAIPLSGNQSLATAVITIANALGMLTFISAYFARRKTFYRQMTQRIYWRTFATVTVSVLLIVILATMGLFWFLGQIFYGVSFGLFTSTFLFAIFSGIINYVMIFVVDTFSINVMVNMLLVVSIGGFVSSMATNGNQYWWQRNFSLLGTQASDSSWQFNLTLIVSAALFAALVDYIFVSLRQKIGSHLRQNILQVLLTLCAVSIGLVGLIPNNSGWMHIAHDVVAQLIVLFMAISILGIRWFLPRAGRNLYRMSYLIVALILISYILWHPIHYLTLTAFEILSFSLCFAWLLLLVNTLINLLWNNRKIYQVGKEINEENLEKK
- a CDS encoding YwiB family protein, with the protein product MKITIRNRIKIDHQEELIKESYPVELKKGNSATMLRYQNATGEKILLKFDEQALTMTRFSTPPVKMHFHPENPSVTNYEGLGELSLSTQTLSIDPEQQKIKISYQLAQQGLKIGDYHLRIDWTDEEGDK
- a CDS encoding HD domain-containing protein, with the translated sequence MEKVFRDPVHDYITVTDSVISELIDTAEFQRLRRIKQLGTSSFTFHGAEHTRFSHCLGVYHIARRITDYFSLTFPLEWNPDENLLTQCAALLHDVGHGAYSHTFEGLFDTDHEAMTREIITSSYTEINAVLRKVAPDFPEKVASVISHKYPNPQVVQLISSQIDADRMDYLLRDAYFTGAVYGQFDLTWILRVIVPTENGIAFKYSGMHAVEDYIVSRYQMYMQVYFHAASRSMEVLLQKLLARAKVLYIQNPDYFVLNSPCLVPFFEQKANLQNYLRLDDGVMNTYFQAWMNHPDSILSDLATAYINRHLLKSIKFDRDKVGAEQLTVLADLVEAAGFDPEYYTGIHSNYDLPYDFYRPSSERPRTEIKILQNNGSLTELSAISPLIKSLTGTIHGNSRFYFPKIMLENPDFSKHIVNDSFVAEVTTTTKKTSEQDSQQLLLDETINNEPLV
- the yidA gene encoding sugar-phosphatase, translating into MIKLVAIDLDGTLLDPNRQITQEVKTAVAKAKAVGVKIVITTGRPLPGVIDILKALDLTDQSDYVITYNGALVQRATGEEFIKETLSAEDWLDLDAAARKIGLPIHAITREGIYTSNRDLGKYTVQEAQMVKMPLYFRQPEEIAALEIAKVMMVDEQEALDDGIAYLPFEFFERYNMVKSTPYYLEFMNKKASKGSAVKHLAEKLYLDMDEVMAIGDEENDRAMLEVVGNPVVMENGKAELKKIAKYITKSNAESGVAHAINEWVLKDYEL
- a CDS encoding iron-sulfur cluster biosynthesis family protein codes for the protein MKITFDEKTAEKIKAFGDVDLVFDFDHSLSEKLEAVDACAGGISRYRIVAVDKGTVPDVFDATIDSEFGPIYYKAYGTYFFQDEMSTVINPSYNLIELRSTAELLSSNLLIVDFRDKKTVVA
- a CDS encoding Nif3-like dinuclear metal center hexameric protein is translated as MKISELLAKYETFCPKELAVAGDPVGLQVGNPHQNLSKVLVTLDIREQTVQEAKALGVELIIAKHPLIFRPLSALTSLDKQQKLVLDLAAAGIAVYTSHTNIDVVNGGLNDYFCQLFNLSDVEILDDDEGVGRIGNLAPTSLLALSEQVKQVFGLKHLRLVTYEHDLNQKISRLALCGGSGGKFWEKAVEKGADAYLTGDIYYHVGHDMLSAGLVGIDPGHYIEQAFIPLVANKLRDFAPSLTIFESQAATNPFYDI